The Desulfovibrio sp. genome includes a region encoding these proteins:
- a CDS encoding methyl-accepting chemotaxis protein, with translation MRSIKQKIALAAGLGLIVTAAILMAFGLYSTSKTKDFVSHRVSQLLEESAISSLESLVSDRASVVETALQDNIDTARTTGKIFEVLRANLGSEHLRDLFVKILRANLDNNPTYLGSYSAWEPNALDGMDALYANTEAHDASGRFITYWNRDETGKISRQALVEYESDAKHANGVRKGGWYLGPRETGKESVLDPFPYIVQGKTEWLTTISVPVKENNKFLGVSGTDLRLTFLQKMAEDVDAKIYGGKGDVFIISYDGLVVANSGDASMVGKALSNGLPNADKVMPNVRDGKAYAGLSVDGKSIVAYAPVKLGRSGKFWSVLVRLPRDVVLADADALEAQLNERAKNDAFNQIMVGAGVALLGIICLWFFAGSLTRPLIRAKNYAEGVAAGDFSGELVVNQQDEIGVLANSLRTMVANLQAMIAEAHAKGEEAQKAMKEAQAAMQEAHAAKAQAERAKAEGMLHAAGQLEGVVEIVTAASQQLSSQIEQSSRGADEQSGRVRETATAMEEMNATVLEVARNAQQAADASTQTKQKALEGSNIVSDAVKGIETVRDQSLAIKEDMNALGKQAEGIGQIMNVIADIADQTNLLALNAAIEAARAGDAGRGFAVVADEVRKLAEKTMAATQEVGQAIRDIQDGTRKNIANVDKAAVTIESATDLSVRSGEALSQIFNLVEQVNDQVQSIATASEQQSAASEEINKSVEQVSAISAETAQAMEQASSAVSELAQQSKVLQNLIHEMKTQK, from the coding sequence ATGCGTTCTATCAAACAAAAAATTGCGCTGGCTGCGGGTCTCGGGCTGATTGTCACGGCTGCCATTCTGATGGCTTTCGGGCTGTACTCCACCAGCAAAACCAAGGATTTTGTTTCCCACAGAGTCTCACAACTTTTGGAAGAAAGCGCCATTTCATCACTTGAATCTCTGGTTTCAGACAGGGCCTCCGTTGTGGAAACGGCCCTTCAGGATAACATTGACACCGCCCGCACAACAGGAAAAATATTCGAGGTCTTGCGCGCCAATCTCGGCAGCGAGCACCTGCGCGATCTTTTTGTCAAAATTCTGCGCGCCAACCTTGATAACAACCCCACATATCTGGGTTCATATTCCGCATGGGAACCCAACGCCCTTGACGGCATGGATGCCCTGTACGCCAATACAGAAGCCCACGATGCTTCGGGCCGCTTTATTACGTACTGGAACCGCGATGAAACAGGCAAGATCAGCCGCCAGGCGCTGGTGGAGTACGAAAGCGATGCCAAGCACGCCAACGGCGTGCGCAAGGGCGGCTGGTACCTTGGCCCCAGGGAAACCGGCAAGGAAAGCGTACTTGACCCCTTCCCCTACATCGTGCAGGGCAAAACGGAATGGCTGACCACAATCTCCGTGCCCGTCAAGGAAAACAACAAGTTCCTCGGCGTTTCCGGCACAGATCTGCGCCTCACCTTTTTGCAGAAGATGGCAGAAGATGTTGATGCCAAAATATACGGCGGCAAGGGCGACGTATTCATTATCAGCTATGACGGTCTGGTAGTTGCCAACAGCGGTGACGCCTCAATGGTCGGCAAAGCATTGAGCAATGGCTTGCCCAATGCAGACAAGGTCATGCCCAACGTGCGTGATGGCAAGGCCTATGCCGGGCTGAGTGTGGACGGCAAGTCCATTGTGGCATACGCCCCGGTCAAGCTTGGTCGCTCCGGCAAGTTCTGGTCAGTACTTGTCAGGCTGCCCAGAGATGTTGTGCTGGCTGATGCCGATGCCCTTGAGGCGCAACTCAACGAGCGCGCCAAAAACGATGCATTCAATCAGATCATGGTCGGCGCAGGCGTGGCCCTGCTGGGCATAATCTGCCTGTGGTTCTTTGCGGGTTCCCTCACGCGGCCGCTCATCAGGGCCAAGAACTACGCCGAAGGTGTTGCCGCAGGCGATTTCAGCGGGGAACTGGTGGTGAACCAGCAGGACGAAATCGGCGTGTTGGCCAACTCTCTGCGCACCATGGTTGCCAATCTGCAAGCAATGATAGCCGAGGCGCACGCCAAGGGCGAAGAAGCCCAAAAAGCAATGAAAGAAGCGCAGGCCGCCATGCAGGAGGCCCACGCCGCCAAGGCTCAGGCCGAGCGGGCCAAGGCCGAGGGCATGCTGCATGCTGCCGGGCAGCTTGAAGGCGTTGTGGAAATCGTCACTGCGGCCTCGCAGCAGCTTTCATCCCAGATTGAGCAATCGAGCCGAGGTGCGGACGAGCAGTCTGGGCGTGTGCGCGAAACCGCCACTGCCATGGAAGAAATGAACGCCACCGTGCTTGAAGTGGCCCGCAACGCCCAGCAGGCAGCGGACGCCTCCACCCAGACCAAGCAAAAGGCCCTTGAGGGCTCCAATATCGTCAGCGATGCGGTCAAGGGCATTGAAACTGTCCGGGATCAGTCGCTGGCCATCAAGGAAGACATGAACGCCCTTGGCAAGCAGGCTGAAGGCATTGGCCAGATCATGAACGTGATTGCCGACATTGCCGACCAGACCAACCTGCTTGCCCTTAACGCGGCCATTGAGGCCGCCCGCGCTGGCGATGCCGGCCGCGGATTTGCAGTTGTGGCCGATGAAGTGCGCAAACTGGCGGAAAAGACCATGGCCGCCACGCAGGAAGTGGGACAGGCCATCCGCGACATTCAGGATGGCACCCGCAAAAACATTGCCAACGTGGACAAGGCTGCCGTAACCATCGAAAGCGCTACAGACCTTTCCGTACGTTCCGGCGAAGCCTTGAGCCAGATATTCAACCTCGTTGAACAGGTTAACGATCAAGTACAGTCAATTGCGACTGCAAGTGAACAGCAATCAGCGGCAAGCGAAGAAATCAACAAGTCCGTTGAACAGGTTTCTGCAATTTCTGCTGAAACAGCTCAGGCAATGGAACAGGCATCAAGCGCCGTGTCTGAACTTGCGCAACAGTCAAAAGTACTGCAAAACCTCATTCACGAAATGAAAACACAGAAATAA